The DNA window AGAACTCGATGACAGCAGCGGTCATGGAGGCCATGGGCCAGAGGCTAGGCTATCAGACCCTGCTCACCAGTGCGAAGACCGGAGCGAATGTGGAGGAGATATTCAACATGCTGGGCGACTTGCTGGTGGCCGATTTGGTGGGAGCGCAGGCGAAGATGAGGGAGAAACCGCCCCAGTCACTTGCTGAAGTGGTTGATTTCATCGTCCAGGACTTCTGCGCTCAGTATGGCGATCTTGAGAAGGCCATGCTCATAGTCCAGCACCAGTTCGAGGATGCTGGCGTGGATATCAGAAAGCCTCAGAAAGAATCGGTCCTTCAGGCTTTGGACGGGCTCGCGAAGGCGGAAGAACTCTCGCTCACGAAGAGCGTCGCTAGAGTGAACCTAGAGGAGCGGCAGAGGATGGTCATCCTCGCCAAGGGCTGAACCCCCGCGTCGTCATGCTGGCTACTACCGCTTCACAGTGTGTTGCCCGTTGTGCAAAAGCCAAAGCTTTATAACACGGGTGCTATCCCCATTTCGAGATGAAGGTTCACTACATCGCTGGAGTGGGATACGACAGTAACGTGTATCTCCTCGAAGATGAGGACCCGATAGTGGTGGACACGGGCACTGGGATGTACTCCGATGCGAGCCTCGATACGGTATCCAGGATCGTACCCCTCAGAAAGGTCGGCAGGATAGTACTAACACACTGTCACTACGACCATCTGGGAGGCGCGGCAGCATTCCAGAAGGCAACAGGAGGCAGGATATATCTGCATGAGGCCGAGGCGGTCCCGATCATGTCCGGAGATTCGTCACTGGCGATCTCCGATATGTTCGGGCAGAAGCCAAGCCAGCTGGACCTCGAGCCGCTCAAGACAGGACAGAAGCTGAAGTGTGGGTCTGCGGAGCTCGAGGTGCTGCACACGCCTGGGCATTCACCAGGCAGCATAGTCCTCCACGAGCAGAAGAGCAACTCGGCCATCGTCGGCGACACGGTCTTCTGCGACGGAGGCGTCGGCAGGTGGGACCTGCCCGGCGGAGACCTCGGCCAGCTCATATCATCTATCAAACGGTTGGAGAAGCTAGGACTGAAGAACATGTATCCGGGACACGGATCGTATGCTGAGGGAGACGCTCCGCAGCATCTGAGGCTCGCAGCGAAGTACATAGAAGAGGGCTACTGATGAAAGTGATCAAGTGCGCGGACAAGAAGAACGGGTGCAAGAAGTGCGACCTGCGCGAGAAGGACTGGGAAGCGATCATAGGCACGCTGAAGGCGGGCGAGCTCGTGGTCTTCCCGACGGACACGCTCTATGGCCTGGCCGCCGACCCTTTCAACGAGAACTCCGTCAAGAAGGTCTTCATCGTCAAGGACAGGCCGTTCGACATGCCTCTTTCCATCGCCGTCAGCAACGAGAAGATGATGGAGAGCGTGGCCGTGCTCAACGACAACGCGCGCAAACTGGTCCGGAAGTTCATGCCAGGACCCCTGACGATCTTGCTCACCAAGAAACCAAGCATACCGGACATACTCACCTCGGGATCGAACCAGATAGGCATACGCGTACCAGATCACCCATTCGCCCTAAGGCTCATAGACAGGTTCGGACCGATCACTGCCACCAGCGCCAACACTCACTCGCACCCGGATCCCGTCGATGTCGCCATGGTGCAGAATGACCTGAAGGGTGCAGTTCCCTTGTGCGTTGACTGTGGCAAGACCAGGTACTCGAAGCCCTCTACCATAGTCGACGTTTCGGACGGCATAGTGGAGGTCATCAGGAAGGGCGTGATTCCGCAGGAGGAGATCGAGAACGCCCTCCGTTAGCCCTGATGTCCTGGAGAAGTACATCCAAGCGGGGAAGATCGCGAGAGCCGCCCGCGAGTTCGGCATCTCTCACATCAGGGCAGGCGGGAGCTCCCTCGAGCTTGCCAATGCGATAGAGGCAATTATACTAGAAAGGGGCGGACAATGCGCATTCCCTGTCAATATTGGTGTAAACGAGGTCGCCGCTCACTACACTCCTTCTAGGGCCGATAGCATCGTTTTCAAGCAGGGCGACATTGTTAAGATCGATGTGGGCGCCCACGTCGACGGGTTCCCGGCGGACACGGCAGCTACGGTCGAGGTCGGTACGAGGAATAATTCAACTCTTATCGCGTGCGCCAAAGACGCCCTGACGATGTGCATCGAGATGGTCGCCCCTGGGACTTCACTGGCGTCCATGGGCGCCACGGTGTCCCGGACGATCAGGTCCGCCGGATTCAAACCGGTTGAGAACCTCACTGGTCACAGCATGGAGAGGTTCAACCTTCACGCTGGCCTTAGCATACCAAGCATCGAGACGAAGGACAGGGCCGTCGTCGAAGAGGGAATGGTCCTGGCAATCGAGCCCTTCTCGACGGTCGGTGCGGGCAGGGTCGGGGGAAGGGGACGCGGCAACATCTTCAGAATCGTTAGGGACAGGAAGTCCGCCCCTGAAGTCATGGAGCTGTTCTCGAAGATCAAGAGCAGATTCGGCCCATTCCCGTTCGCTGGCAGATGGTGTGACGAGCTGGCCCCTGACGCCCAGGGCCTCGTGCTCAAGATGTTCAGGCTCGGTATGATAATGAGCTATCCGGTGCTTACAGACATGGCCAACGGACTGGTGGCCCAGGCAGAGCACTCGGTCATAGTCACAGCTGACGGCTGCACGACCCTTACTTAGGCCGTTCTGAACTCTTTTTGGAGAACGAAGGTGCACTGGGGTTTAGAACACTGACTGCACGTCCTCCAGAACCTCGCTCCCCTCCACCCAACATCCAAAAATAGTTGGGTGGAGAGGCATTGCGAACACCTCTATTCTATAGAAGTTGTGGGTGGTTCGAAATTCTGGAGGAAATGGCGAGGTGTGTTGGTAATGCCTCTCCATGTTGGAGAGAGCAGAGCGTCCTCACGCACTGCTCGTATCGCTTAACTATGTACTCACTTTAATCTCTTTCGGTTTCACCATGTGACAGTGATAGCTAGTCGTAGAAGGTCTAATATAGCTTTTGATTTCGCGACTTGACGGTGCCGCTGGCTGAAACGCATTGCAGACGGGGTGCACCTGCGTTTCCGATGGATGGTTCAATTCTCAAGGCCGGCATCTGCGAATGTTTATTACCCCACCAAACCTACCAAATGACCGCGCGAGGGTAGCCAAGCTAGGTCAAAGGCGACAGACTCAAGATCTGTTCTCGCAGGGGTCCCCCGGTTCAAATCCGGGCCCTCGCACATTTTCTACCGGTAG is part of the Candidatus Thermoplasmatota archaeon genome and encodes:
- a CDS encoding GTP-binding protein translates to MELRDILKKVVLLGDGGVGKTSLIARYVVNKFDDKYIATIGTKVSRKDIQVVKPNLIINLRMMIWDILGQKEYSKIRSASLSGAQGLILVGDLSRPETIKSLQDFWLKEVHAQVGMIPTVVVGNKVDLAEKNSMTAAVMEAMGQRLGYQTLLTSAKTGANVEEIFNMLGDLLVADLVGAQAKMREKPPQSLAEVVDFIVQDFCAQYGDLEKAMLIVQHQFEDAGVDIRKPQKESVLQALDGLAKAEELSLTKSVARVNLEERQRMVILAKG
- a CDS encoding MBL fold metallo-hydrolase; translated protein: MKVHYIAGVGYDSNVYLLEDEDPIVVDTGTGMYSDASLDTVSRIVPLRKVGRIVLTHCHYDHLGGAAAFQKATGGRIYLHEAEAVPIMSGDSSLAISDMFGQKPSQLDLEPLKTGQKLKCGSAELEVLHTPGHSPGSIVLHEQKSNSAIVGDTVFCDGGVGRWDLPGGDLGQLISSIKRLEKLGLKNMYPGHGSYAEGDAPQHLRLAAKYIEEGY
- a CDS encoding threonylcarbamoyl-AMP synthase, which translates into the protein MKVIKCADKKNGCKKCDLREKDWEAIIGTLKAGELVVFPTDTLYGLAADPFNENSVKKVFIVKDRPFDMPLSIAVSNEKMMESVAVLNDNARKLVRKFMPGPLTILLTKKPSIPDILTSGSNQIGIRVPDHPFALRLIDRFGPITATSANTHSHPDPVDVAMVQNDLKGAVPLCVDCGKTRYSKPSTIVDVSDGIVEVIRKGVIPQEEIENALR
- the map gene encoding type II methionyl aminopeptidase is translated as MEKYIQAGKIARAAREFGISHIRAGGSSLELANAIEAIILERGGQCAFPVNIGVNEVAAHYTPSRADSIVFKQGDIVKIDVGAHVDGFPADTAATVEVGTRNNSTLIACAKDALTMCIEMVAPGTSLASMGATVSRTIRSAGFKPVENLTGHSMERFNLHAGLSIPSIETKDRAVVEEGMVLAIEPFSTVGAGRVGGRGRGNIFRIVRDRKSAPEVMELFSKIKSRFGPFPFAGRWCDELAPDAQGLVLKMFRLGMIMSYPVLTDMANGLVAQAEHSVIVTADGCTTLT